The following coding sequences lie in one Lolium perenne isolate Kyuss_39 chromosome 2, Kyuss_2.0, whole genome shotgun sequence genomic window:
- the LOC127335589 gene encoding protein disulfide isomerase pTAC5, chloroplastic, with the protein MIMTTVAFPFVSSFHRPRLRPCPRRAVLLLVRSASSSSSSWEEREETRWLREEQRWLREEQRWLREESRWSAEREALLSEITALHLRLRALEPLAKPVAPAPKPKPAESVAPPPPPAPAARGSSPPPPKPAARVPPPPPPPPVPAPAKVVEVRKEVIVEEKAKPKAGSSSGKRRALRVGSEGEEVRLMQEALEKLGFYSGEEDTEFSSFSTGTERAVKTWQASIGTAEDGLMTSELLERLFTGYIGEDMKKVGINGALVQAVTEAAEVPQTVVKEDFNKHRVYLLGENRWEDPSRLTNRNKPISGGATTASTKQCITCRGEGHLLCLECDGTGEPNIEPQFLEWIGEDTKCAYCEGLGYTICDACEGNKTVKS; encoded by the exons ATGATCATGACCACCGTCGCATTCCCATTCGTATCCTCCTTCCACCGACCGCGCCTCAGGCCCTGCCCGCGGCGCGCCGTGCTCCTCCTCGTCCGGTCGGCCTCATCGTCGTCGTCTTCGTGGGAGGAGCGCGAGGAAACGCGGTGGCTGCGAGAGGAGCAGCGCTGGCTGCGGGAGGAGCAGAGGTGGCTCCGCGAGGAGTCCCGGTGGAGCGCCGAGCGCGAGGCCCTCCTCTCCGAGATCACCGCGCTCCACCTGCGCCTCCGCGCGCTCGAGCCGCTCGCCAAGCCCGTGGCCCCCGCACCGAAGCCCAAGCCCGCGGAGAGTGTTGCTCCGCCTCCACCGCCAGCACCCGCTGCGCGCGGTTCTTCGCCTCCTCCGCCCAAGCCCGCGGCGCGcgtgcctcctcctcctccgccgccgccagtgcCGGCGCCGGCGAAGGTGGTCGAGGTGAGGAAGGAGGTGATTGTCGAGGAGAAGGCGAAACCCAAGGCGGGGAGCAGCAGCGGCAAGAGGAGGGCGCTGAGGGTAGGGAGCGAAGGGGAGGAAGTGCGCCTCATGCAG GAAGCCTTGGAGAAGCTTGGCTTCTACTCGGGCGAGGAAGACACGGAGTTCTCCAGCTTCTCAACCGGCACAGAACGAGCCGTGAAGACCTGGCAG GCATCGATAGGGACTGCTGAGGATGGATTGATGACATCGGAGCTACTCGAGAGATTGTTCACAGGGTATATTGGGGAGGATATGAAAAAG GTAGGCATAAACGGAGCACTGGTTCAAGCTGTAACTGAAGCTGCAGAGGTTCCACAAACTGTGGTAAAAGAAGACTTCAACAAACACAGAGTGTATCTTCTTGGTGAAAACAGGTGGGAAGATCCATCCAGGCTGACCAATAGGAACAAGCCAATCAGTGGTGGTGCTACTACTGCGTCAACAAAGCAGTGCATCACCTGTCGAGGCGAAGGACACCTCCTGTGCCTAG AATGTGATGGAACAGGTGAGCCCAACATTGAACCACAG TTCTTGGAGTGGATTGGCGAAGATACAAAGTGTGCATACTGTGAAGGCCTTGGCTACACTATATGTGATGCCTGTGAAGGGAATAAAACAGTGAAAAGTTGA